One Azospirillum sp. TSA2s genomic region harbors:
- the nudC gene encoding NAD(+) diphosphatase → MMNRPNIYAAAPVDRASLRRKDEEWLTEAWLAPASRVLPIWQTKSFVAGPQDAPRAVLLPAEGLDAVPIFLGLMEDGTPLFTVDLSMVEEPDGLPALRGHGRFEDLRATGPLMPEGEAALCAYARGMVWWNARHRFCGVCGSPAASAEGGHVRLCTNPDCATHHFPRTDPAVIMLVHDGGDRIVLGRQSRFPPGMHSVLAGFLEPGESLEDTVAREVFEEVGLTVTDIQYRSSQPWPFPSSLMLGFMARATSFDIDTGNDELESARWFDRDFLRTHTPDETFRLARPDSIAHRLIREWMAEG, encoded by the coding sequence ATGATGAACCGACCCAACATCTACGCCGCCGCGCCGGTCGACCGCGCCTCCCTCCGCCGCAAGGACGAGGAGTGGCTGACGGAGGCTTGGCTCGCTCCCGCGTCCCGTGTCCTGCCGATCTGGCAGACCAAGAGCTTCGTCGCCGGACCCCAGGATGCGCCGCGCGCCGTCCTGCTGCCGGCGGAAGGGCTGGATGCGGTGCCGATCTTCCTCGGGCTGATGGAGGATGGCACCCCGCTCTTCACCGTCGACCTGTCGATGGTCGAGGAGCCGGACGGGCTGCCGGCCTTGCGGGGCCACGGCCGGTTCGAGGATCTGCGCGCCACCGGGCCGCTGATGCCGGAAGGGGAGGCGGCGCTGTGCGCCTATGCCCGCGGCATGGTGTGGTGGAACGCCCGCCACCGCTTCTGCGGGGTCTGCGGCTCCCCGGCCGCGTCGGCGGAAGGCGGGCATGTGCGCCTCTGCACCAACCCCGACTGCGCCACCCACCATTTCCCGCGCACCGACCCGGCCGTCATCATGCTGGTCCATGACGGCGGCGACCGGATCGTGCTGGGCCGCCAGAGCCGTTTCCCGCCGGGCATGCATTCGGTGCTGGCCGGCTTCCTGGAGCCGGGCGAAAGCCTGGAGGACACCGTCGCCCGCGAGGTGTTCGAGGAGGTCGGGCTGACGGTGACCGACATCCAATACCGGTCGTCGCAGCCCTGGCCCTTCCCGTCCTCGCTGATGCTGGGCTTCATGGCGCGGGCCACCAGCTTCGACATCGACACCGGCAATGACGAACTGGAAAGCGCCCGCTGGTTCGACCGCGACTTTCTTCGCACACACACCCCGGACGAGACCTTCCGCCTCGCCCGCCCCGACTCGATCGCCCACCGCCTGATCCGCGAGTGGATGGCGGAGGGGTGA
- a CDS encoding extracellular solute-binding protein, protein MRRLLAVAATILTLAAPAALTPAWAGTVTVTALKQFGEPQFKPGFTHFPHVNPDAPKGGSIGLAESQPGTYDSLNTLILRGVRPRTLGLISDTLMVGSGWELDAAYAHLAESVEVPDDYGWAIFTLRQGAHWHDGTPITSADAVFTWDAIQAHGAPFIKSFLDHIAKVEALDDRRFKITLTGTGEIKPIIDFAVTFAPQPKHWWTANGRDISKTTLEPVLGSGPYRIKIVDPGRSITYERVADWWAKDLPTARGFYNFDTVKDDFYRDDDVMFEAFKAGAYDFRGEYRAQRWTTGYDFPAVKDGRVKTLEVPSELPLGAQGFRLNTRRAKFADPQVREALTLLFDFDWIQKNILYGQYKRTLSNFPNSDFGAKGPPGPAELALLDPYKAQLPERVLTQPFTLPTTDGSGNNRAQVREATRLFKAAGWEVRNGKLTNAKTGEVMAIEFLDGTGALTRVIQPYVETLRRVGIDASLRLVDTAQYQARLDEFDFDAIIVNLSFFTPPGTELRGYFGSAAAGTKGSANYSGIHDPVADALIEKALAAKDLDSVQAATRALDRVLLWGFYMVPQWYNPESWIAHKVWLAHPAVWPKYDQDYRSTNFPATWWVDPASKAAQP, encoded by the coding sequence ATGCGCCGCCTTCTCGCCGTTGCCGCCACGATCCTGACCCTTGCCGCGCCGGCCGCCCTCACGCCTGCCTGGGCGGGAACCGTGACCGTCACCGCGCTGAAGCAGTTCGGCGAGCCGCAATTCAAGCCCGGCTTCACCCATTTCCCCCACGTCAATCCCGATGCGCCCAAGGGCGGGTCGATCGGGCTGGCCGAATCGCAGCCGGGCACCTACGACAGCCTGAACACGCTGATCCTGCGCGGGGTGCGGCCGCGCACGCTGGGGCTGATCTCCGACACCCTGATGGTCGGGTCCGGCTGGGAGCTGGACGCCGCCTATGCCCATCTGGCGGAAAGCGTAGAGGTGCCGGACGATTACGGCTGGGCGATCTTCACGCTGCGCCAGGGTGCCCATTGGCACGACGGCACGCCGATCACCAGCGCCGACGCGGTCTTCACCTGGGATGCGATCCAGGCCCACGGTGCGCCCTTCATCAAGTCCTTCCTCGACCACATCGCCAAGGTGGAGGCGCTGGACGACCGCCGCTTCAAGATCACCCTGACCGGCACGGGGGAGATCAAGCCGATCATCGACTTCGCCGTCACCTTCGCGCCGCAGCCCAAGCATTGGTGGACCGCCAATGGCCGCGACATCTCAAAGACGACGCTGGAGCCGGTGCTGGGCAGCGGTCCCTACCGGATCAAGATCGTCGATCCCGGCCGCTCCATCACCTACGAACGGGTCGCCGACTGGTGGGCGAAGGATCTGCCGACCGCCCGCGGCTTCTACAATTTCGACACGGTGAAGGACGACTTTTACCGCGACGACGACGTGATGTTCGAGGCGTTCAAGGCCGGCGCCTATGATTTCCGCGGCGAATATCGGGCGCAGCGCTGGACCACCGGCTACGACTTCCCCGCCGTCAAGGATGGCCGGGTGAAGACGCTGGAGGTGCCGAGCGAACTGCCGCTCGGCGCCCAGGGCTTCCGCCTGAACACCCGGCGCGCCAAGTTCGCCGATCCGCAGGTGCGCGAGGCGCTGACCCTGCTGTTCGATTTCGACTGGATCCAGAAGAACATCCTGTACGGCCAGTACAAGCGCACGCTCAGCAACTTCCCCAACTCCGACTTCGGGGCGAAGGGACCGCCCGGCCCGGCGGAACTGGCGCTGCTGGACCCCTACAAGGCGCAGTTGCCGGAGCGGGTGCTGACCCAGCCCTTCACCCTGCCCACCACCGACGGCAGCGGCAACAACCGCGCCCAGGTGCGCGAGGCGACGCGCCTGTTCAAGGCGGCCGGCTGGGAGGTCCGCAACGGCAAGCTGACCAATGCGAAGACCGGCGAGGTGATGGCGATCGAGTTCCTCGACGGCACCGGGGCGCTGACCCGCGTCATCCAGCCCTATGTCGAGACGCTGCGCCGCGTCGGCATCGACGCGTCCTTGCGCCTCGTCGACACCGCCCAGTATCAGGCGCGGCTGGACGAATTCGATTTCGACGCGATCATCGTCAATCTCAGCTTCTTCACCCCGCCGGGCACCGAACTGCGCGGCTATTTCGGGTCCGCCGCCGCCGGCACCAAGGGCTCGGCCAATTATTCCGGCATCCACGACCCGGTGGCCGACGCGCTGATCGAAAAGGCGCTGGCCGCCAAGGATCTGGACAGCGTCCAGGCGGCGACCCGCGCGCTCGACCGCGTTCTGCTGTGGGGCTTCTACATGGTGCCGCAATGGTACAACCCGGAAAGCTGGATCGCCCACAAGGTGTGGCTGGCCCATCCCGCGGTCTGGCCGAAATACGACCAGGACTATCGCAGCACCAATTTCCCGGCGACTTGGTGGGTCGATCCGGCTAGCAAGGCGGCGCAGCCTTGA
- a CDS encoding extracellular solute-binding protein, translating into MTGRMRWLGTGMTAAMAGLLLLATPVLAQDQSRGSHALALHGKPKYGPDFQHLDYVNPDAPKGGEVKLMAFGGFDNLNPFILRGQAAAGSGLAFQTLTTSNGDEAITEYGLLAESIEVAPDHTWVAFTLRPEARFQDGKPVTVDDVIWSFDTLREKGHPLYRTYYADVTKAEKTGERTVKFSFRDGNNPELPVIMGQLPVLPKHAFANRDFATTTLEPLVGSGPYKVVDVQPGRSITYERVKDWWAKDLPINRGRYNFDRIRYDYYRDLDVAFEAFKAGAYDFRLENSSKNWTTGYNVPAVQNGQIVKEEIKHQDPQGMQAFVFNIRRPIFEDRRVREALNYLFDYEWTRANLSYGLYQRTKSYFANTELASTGLPSPAELKLLEPFRGQIPDEVFTKPYEPPKTDASGNIRGNLRTALGLLKEAGWELKNGKLVNAQGQPFRFEILLVQADMERIVQPFVRNLERAGIEAQIRVVDSAQYQNRTDNFDYDMIIERFAQSLSPGNEQRDYWESSRADQPGSRNAIGIRNPVVDKLVETLIAAPDRESLIAATRALDRVLLWNWYVIPHWHDTVYRVAYWNRFSHPAVAPKYGLGFQDTWWVDPEKNAKLANSARRTEP; encoded by the coding sequence ATGACGGGTCGGATGCGGTGGCTGGGCACCGGTATGACAGCGGCGATGGCAGGGCTTCTGCTGCTGGCGACCCCGGTCCTCGCGCAGGACCAGAGCCGGGGCAGCCACGCCCTGGCGCTGCACGGCAAGCCGAAATACGGACCGGATTTCCAGCATCTCGACTACGTCAATCCCGACGCGCCGAAGGGCGGCGAGGTCAAGCTGATGGCCTTCGGCGGCTTCGACAACCTCAACCCCTTCATCCTGCGCGGACAGGCCGCCGCCGGCTCCGGGCTGGCGTTCCAGACCCTGACCACCAGCAACGGTGACGAGGCGATCACCGAATACGGCCTGCTGGCCGAAAGCATCGAGGTCGCGCCGGACCACACCTGGGTGGCCTTCACCCTGCGGCCGGAGGCCCGCTTCCAGGACGGCAAGCCGGTCACGGTGGACGACGTGATCTGGAGCTTCGACACGCTGCGGGAGAAGGGCCATCCGCTCTACCGGACTTACTATGCCGACGTGACGAAGGCGGAGAAGACCGGCGAGCGCACGGTCAAATTCTCGTTCCGGGATGGCAACAACCCTGAGCTGCCTGTCATCATGGGCCAGCTGCCGGTGCTGCCCAAGCACGCCTTCGCCAATCGCGACTTCGCCACCACGACTCTGGAGCCGCTGGTCGGCAGCGGTCCCTACAAGGTGGTGGACGTGCAGCCCGGCCGCTCCATCACCTACGAGCGGGTGAAGGACTGGTGGGCCAAGGATCTGCCGATCAACCGCGGCCGCTACAATTTCGACCGCATCCGCTACGACTATTACCGCGACCTCGACGTGGCGTTCGAGGCGTTCAAGGCCGGCGCCTATGATTTCCGGCTGGAGAACTCGTCGAAGAACTGGACCACCGGCTACAATGTCCCGGCGGTGCAGAACGGTCAGATCGTCAAGGAAGAGATCAAGCACCAGGACCCGCAGGGTATGCAGGCCTTCGTGTTCAACATCCGCCGGCCGATCTTCGAGGACCGCCGGGTGCGCGAGGCGCTGAATTACCTGTTCGACTATGAATGGACGCGGGCCAACCTGTCCTACGGCCTCTACCAGCGCACCAAGAGCTATTTCGCCAACACCGAGCTGGCATCCACCGGCCTGCCCTCTCCCGCCGAGCTGAAGCTGCTGGAACCCTTCCGCGGCCAGATCCCGGACGAGGTGTTCACCAAGCCCTATGAGCCGCCGAAGACCGACGCCAGCGGCAACATCCGCGGCAACCTGCGCACCGCGCTGGGCCTGCTGAAGGAGGCCGGCTGGGAGCTGAAGAACGGCAAGCTGGTCAACGCCCAGGGCCAGCCCTTCCGCTTCGAGATCCTGCTGGTCCAGGCCGACATGGAGCGCATCGTCCAGCCCTTCGTCCGCAATCTGGAGCGCGCCGGCATCGAGGCGCAAATCCGCGTGGTCGACAGCGCGCAGTACCAGAACCGCACCGATAATTTCGATTACGATATGATCATCGAGCGGTTCGCGCAGTCGTTGTCGCCCGGCAACGAGCAACGCGACTACTGGGAATCCTCGCGCGCCGACCAGCCGGGCAGCCGCAACGCCATCGGCATCAGGAACCCGGTGGTCGACAAGCTGGTGGAGACGCTGATCGCCGCCCCCGACCGCGAGTCGCTGATCGCCGCCACCCGGGCGCTGGACCGCGTGCTGCTGTGGAACTGGTACGTCATCCCGCACTGGCACGACACGGTGTACCGCGTCGCCTACTGGAACCGTTTCTCCCATCCGGCGGTTGCCCCCAAATACGGCCTGGGCTTCCAGGACACGTGGTGGGTCGATCCGGAAAAGAACGCCAAGCTGGCCAACAGCGCACGCCGCACGGAACCCTGA
- a CDS encoding microcin C ABC transporter permease YejB yields MLAYIIRRLLLIIPTLFGIMVINFLIVQIAPGGPIEQMIARVQGTAVEATSRIGGSAGGDANTAQRQNQTGGDSGSKYRGAQGLDPAFIKQLEKEFGFDKPLHERFIHMMSNYIRFDFGTSYFRDRRVVDLVIEKMPVSISLGIWTTLIVYLVSIPLGIAKAVRDGQPFDVWTSGVVIVGYAIPSFLFAVLLIVLFAGGRYFDWFPLRGLVSDNWGDLPWYKQVLDYFWHMALPVLSMVIGGFAGLTMLTKNSFMEEIGKQYVITARAKGLTENRVLYGHVFRNAMLIVIAGFPGAFIGILFTGAMLIEVIFSLDGLGLLGFEAAINRDYPVMFGTLYFFTLLGLIMNLVGDITYVMVDPRIDFESRRV; encoded by the coding sequence ATGCTGGCATACATCATCCGCCGCCTGTTGCTGATCATCCCCACCCTGTTCGGGATCATGGTGATCAATTTCCTGATCGTGCAGATCGCCCCCGGCGGCCCGATCGAGCAGATGATCGCCCGCGTCCAGGGCACGGCGGTGGAGGCGACCTCGCGCATCGGCGGTTCGGCCGGCGGCGACGCCAACACCGCCCAGCGCCAGAACCAGACCGGCGGCGACAGCGGCAGCAAGTACCGCGGCGCCCAGGGGCTGGATCCCGCCTTCATCAAGCAGCTGGAGAAGGAGTTCGGCTTCGACAAGCCGCTGCACGAACGCTTCATCCACATGATGTCGAACTACATCCGCTTCGATTTCGGCACCAGCTACTTCCGCGACCGCCGAGTGGTCGATCTGGTGATTGAAAAGATGCCGGTGTCGATCTCGCTCGGCATCTGGACGACGCTGATCGTCTATCTGGTCTCCATCCCGCTCGGCATCGCCAAGGCGGTGCGCGACGGCCAGCCCTTCGATGTCTGGACCTCCGGCGTCGTCATCGTCGGCTATGCGATTCCCAGCTTCCTGTTCGCCGTGCTGCTGATCGTTCTGTTCGCCGGCGGGCGTTATTTCGACTGGTTCCCCTTGCGCGGGCTGGTGTCGGACAATTGGGGCGATCTGCCCTGGTACAAGCAGGTTCTGGATTACTTCTGGCACATGGCGCTGCCGGTGCTGTCGATGGTGATCGGCGGCTTCGCCGGCCTGACGATGCTGACCAAGAACTCCTTCATGGAAGAGATCGGCAAGCAGTACGTCATCACCGCCCGCGCCAAGGGCCTGACGGAAAACCGGGTGCTGTACGGCCATGTCTTCCGCAACGCCATGCTGATCGTCATCGCCGGCTTCCCCGGCGCCTTCATCGGCATCCTGTTCACCGGCGCCATGCTGATCGAGGTGATCTTCTCGCTCGACGGGCTGGGGCTGCTGGGCTTCGAGGCGGCGATCAACCGCGACTATCCGGTGATGTTCGGCACGCTGTACTTCTTCACGCTGCTGGGGCTGATCATGAATCTGGTCGGCGACATCACCTATGTCATGGTCGATCCCCGCATCGACTTCGAATCGCGGAGGGTGTGA
- the hisN gene encoding histidinol-phosphatase: MTEPCPAPMVALAQRLADSSGSVVRRYFRTPVTIDDKADASPVTIADREAEHVIRTIIESQRPDDGIYGEEHGTKNLDAEWVWVIDPIDGTKSFITGRPIFGTLIALLHHGRPVLGIIDQPIVGDRWIGVEGRPTTHNGQPVRVRPCPGGLPAAMFGTTSPDLFPGSDYEAYRRVAAKVKTAAYGGDCYTYGLLASGYYDLVVESGLKLYDFAALVPVVTGAGGLMTDWEGKPLDAKSSGRVIAAGDPQTHQDAMKALAG; the protein is encoded by the coding sequence ATGACCGAACCCTGCCCCGCCCCGATGGTGGCGCTCGCCCAGCGGTTGGCCGACTCCAGCGGCAGCGTCGTCCGCCGCTATTTCCGCACCCCCGTCACCATCGACGACAAGGCCGACGCCTCGCCGGTCACCATCGCCGACCGCGAGGCGGAGCATGTCATCCGCACCATCATCGAAAGCCAGCGCCCCGACGACGGCATCTATGGCGAGGAGCACGGCACCAAGAACCTGGACGCCGAATGGGTGTGGGTGATCGACCCCATCGACGGCACCAAGTCCTTCATCACCGGCCGGCCGATCTTCGGCACGCTGATCGCCCTGCTGCACCATGGCCGCCCGGTTCTGGGCATCATCGACCAGCCGATCGTCGGCGACCGCTGGATCGGCGTGGAGGGCCGGCCGACCACCCACAACGGCCAGCCGGTGCGCGTCCGCCCCTGCCCCGGCGGGCTGCCTGCCGCGATGTTCGGGACCACCTCGCCCGACCTGTTCCCCGGCAGCGATTACGAGGCCTACCGCCGCGTCGCCGCCAAGGTGAAGACGGCGGCCTATGGCGGCGACTGCTACACCTACGGCCTGCTGGCGTCCGGCTATTACGACCTCGTCGTCGAGTCGGGGCTGAAGCTGTACGACTTCGCGGCGCTGGTGCCGGTGGTGACCGGGGCCGGCGGGCTGATGACGGATTGGGAGGGCAAGCCGCTCGACGCCAAGTCCAGCGGCCGGGTGATCGCCGCCGGCGACCCGCAGACCCACCAGGACGCCATGAAGGCGCTGGCCGGCTGA